Proteins found in one Fibrobacter sp. genomic segment:
- a CDS encoding S41 family peptidase, protein MMNLRNSLVVALSAASLTLAAGDSKTPPGDFYDEVSRLNKVLSEVNRKYVEDVNPTELTDAALNGIRDILDPHTTVFTPKDYEGLKVSMEGKFGGVGITISLRDNVLTVISPLSGTPAFRLGIRAGDRIRKIDGKDTKGLSLDDAVSKLRGKIGTDVTVSIQREGVPDLMDFTITRAEIVVHAVPYYGMVTKDIGYIKLATFSDKTTSDVENAIRGLKKQGMKKLILDVRYNPGGLLNQAIEISELFLKQGNVIVSTLGRTQRTESRARRDGMIGPEVPMAVLVNQGSASAAEIVSGALQDWDRALVVGKTSFGKGSVQTIFPLDNQGNALKLTTAFYYLPFGRCINKPENGIKGLKLQEEEPAEEEEGASADSVKKDTVSRDTFYTNNGRMMFGGGGIKPDVDVELSPMPWVVQVQERMAMYFKFAVKVRPMLDKAGVKMDANWVVPDSLYTQFKEFCMKDTNFVKVKSNALVGVDQLEKSIVAEQNYMGDSSKTVTDTTLSKRLTEMRKALENKRDAQFDENKDYIKDGIKRELLTAMVGDSVSTAFSLKRDEQLKEAIKYLSNDALFKKTISGPGKHPLAAKPKQKKKK, encoded by the coding sequence ATGATGAATTTACGCAATTCTCTTGTGGTCGCGCTTTCCGCGGCCTCCCTGACTCTCGCCGCGGGCGACTCGAAGACTCCTCCCGGCGATTTTTACGATGAAGTTTCTCGCCTGAACAAGGTCCTTTCCGAAGTCAACCGCAAGTACGTGGAAGACGTGAACCCCACGGAACTGACCGATGCCGCCTTGAACGGCATCCGCGACATTCTGGACCCGCATACGACGGTGTTCACCCCGAAGGACTACGAAGGCCTCAAGGTCTCCATGGAAGGCAAGTTCGGCGGCGTGGGCATTACCATCAGCCTGCGCGACAACGTGCTTACCGTGATTTCCCCGCTTTCCGGAACGCCCGCCTTCAGGCTCGGCATCCGTGCGGGCGACCGTATCCGTAAGATTGACGGCAAGGACACGAAGGGCCTTTCCCTCGACGACGCCGTGAGCAAGCTCCGCGGAAAGATCGGCACCGACGTGACGGTCTCCATCCAGCGCGAAGGCGTTCCCGACCTGATGGATTTCACCATTACCCGTGCTGAAATCGTGGTGCATGCGGTGCCGTATTACGGCATGGTCACGAAGGATATCGGCTACATCAAGCTCGCCACCTTCAGCGACAAGACCACGAGCGACGTGGAAAACGCCATCCGCGGCCTCAAGAAGCAGGGCATGAAGAAGCTTATTCTGGACGTGCGCTACAACCCGGGCGGACTCCTGAACCAGGCCATCGAGATTAGCGAACTCTTCCTCAAGCAGGGGAACGTGATCGTGTCTACGCTCGGCCGTACGCAGCGCACCGAAAGCCGCGCCCGCCGTGACGGAATGATCGGCCCCGAGGTGCCCATGGCGGTCCTCGTGAACCAGGGTTCCGCAAGTGCCGCTGAAATTGTTTCCGGCGCTCTCCAGGACTGGGACCGCGCGCTCGTGGTCGGCAAGACCTCGTTCGGCAAGGGTTCCGTGCAGACTATTTTCCCGCTCGATAACCAGGGCAACGCCCTGAAGCTCACGACGGCATTCTACTACCTGCCGTTCGGCCGCTGCATCAACAAGCCCGAAAACGGCATCAAGGGCCTCAAGCTGCAAGAAGAGGAACCTGCCGAAGAAGAGGAAGGCGCATCCGCGGATTCCGTGAAGAAGGATACCGTGTCGCGCGATACGTTCTATACCAACAACGGCCGCATGATGTTCGGCGGTGGCGGTATCAAGCCCGACGTGGACGTGGAACTTTCCCCGATGCCGTGGGTGGTGCAGGTGCAGGAACGCATGGCGATGTACTTCAAGTTCGCCGTGAAGGTCCGCCCCATGCTCGACAAGGCCGGCGTGAAGATGGACGCCAACTGGGTCGTGCCGGATTCCCTGTACACGCAGTTCAAGGAATTCTGCATGAAGGACACGAACTTCGTGAAGGTGAAGAGCAACGCTCTCGTGGGCGTGGACCAGCTCGAGAAGAGCATCGTCGCCGAACAGAACTACATGGGCGACAGCTCGAAGACGGTTACGGACACGACGCTTTCGAAGCGCCTTACCGAAATGCGCAAGGCCCTCGAGAACAAGCGTGACGCCCAGTTCGACGAAAACAAGGATTACATCAAGGACGGCATCAAGCGCGAACTCCTGACCGCGATGGTCGGCGATTCCGTGAGCACGGCTTTCTCGCTCAAGCGCGACGAGCAGCTGAAGGAAGCCATCAAGTACCTTTCCAACGACGCCCTCTTCAAGAAGACGATTTCGGGCCCGGGCAAGCACCCGCTGGCCGCGAAGCCCAAACAGAAGAAAAAGAAATAG
- a CDS encoding sensor histidine kinase produces the protein MTIKRTAKAVTKLLESNRETLEGMQEASFLRSEKIINDLLREEKKSFNYPIPPFVPLLLIWIFILLFPLATFLDPSVITSPKINARGVVGFYVPFCTTTLIFFLNQKFLVPSCVFKKHYIPFVIHNAILVIGAIFVREVAFFLLERNPGEGIAYFFTSYCFSNMKGGHFSFITVILFSILVGFVCGISILYNIVLRHTLRAFLQREQKSMALQYELDFLKNQLSPHFLFNTLNNISALIQFDPKRAEEAMAKLSKLLRVMLYQTSDSTIPIKEDIDILKKYADLEKLRLDSSYDLQFNVDLENEDFQIVPLIAMPLVENAIKHSVNPNGKSFAHISIEQKGCGVQIHTENSNFPRKKKSNEGGLGLATFTKRLDLTYQGRYEYKTEVVDNVYKATLILVSEKTT, from the coding sequence ATGACCATAAAAAGGACCGCAAAAGCCGTTACAAAACTACTCGAAAGCAACCGCGAAACGCTCGAGGGAATGCAAGAAGCAAGCTTCCTGCGCAGCGAGAAGATCATCAACGACCTTCTCCGTGAAGAGAAGAAGAGTTTCAACTACCCCATTCCCCCATTCGTCCCGCTGCTGCTGATCTGGATATTCATACTCCTGTTCCCGCTGGCCACTTTTCTCGATCCTTCCGTCATTACCTCCCCCAAGATTAACGCGAGGGGAGTCGTAGGCTTCTACGTTCCCTTCTGCACCACGACGCTCATCTTCTTTCTCAACCAGAAGTTCCTCGTCCCGAGTTGCGTATTCAAGAAGCACTACATACCCTTCGTCATCCACAACGCAATACTTGTCATAGGCGCCATCTTTGTTCGCGAAGTCGCATTCTTCCTTCTCGAACGCAACCCCGGCGAAGGCATTGCCTACTTCTTCACCTCGTACTGTTTCTCCAACATGAAGGGAGGGCACTTCTCCTTCATTACGGTCATATTGTTCTCCATTCTCGTTGGATTCGTCTGCGGCATCAGCATTTTGTACAACATTGTTCTTAGGCATACCTTGCGAGCGTTCCTGCAACGCGAACAGAAAAGCATGGCCCTGCAATACGAACTCGACTTCCTCAAGAACCAGCTGAGTCCGCACTTCTTGTTCAACACGCTGAACAACATCTCGGCACTTATCCAGTTCGACCCCAAGCGCGCCGAAGAAGCCATGGCAAAACTATCGAAGCTCCTGCGCGTGATGCTCTACCAGACATCGGACAGCACCATCCCCATAAAGGAAGACATCGACATCTTAAAGAAATATGCCGACCTGGAAAAGCTCCGGCTTGACAGCAGCTACGATTTGCAATTCAACGTGGACCTCGAAAACGAAGACTTCCAGATAGTGCCGCTCATCGCGATGCCGCTCGTGGAAAACGCCATCAAGCACAGCGTGAACCCGAACGGGAAAAGTTTCGCGCACATCAGCATAGAACAGAAAGGCTGCGGAGTACAGATCCATACCGAAAACTCGAATTTCCCGCGCAAGAAGAAATCGAACGAAGGCGGGCTCGGGCTTGCCACCTTCACAAAGCGCCTCGACCTGACCTACCAAGGACGCTACGAATACAAGACCGAAGTCGTCGACAACGTCTACAAGGCGACTTTGATATTAGTCAGCGAAAAAACGACCTAA
- a CDS encoding RNA polymerase sigma factor RpoD/SigA, with translation MMMNTRNREERDVYFQYLNDISKYPLLTREQETLLLAKIRQGSREAMDMLVKSNLRFVVNIANLYKGQGLDVCELISEGNMGLMEAARRFDPKQKIKFISYAVWWVRQNITRAIAEKGRMVRISAEKELVLRRFAKKGGKLRQVVGGSYVLDPESLAGVSKYKGEAIEKVLMMDNRAKSLDTPVSEDGDATLGDTIASASRTDKLAERKNRSDVFQKVMRDNLTEQELDILRLYFGFAMDSDLNLKEVAPMVGLSKERVRQLKESALAKLKTEQIHRILNEAA, from the coding sequence ATGATGATGAATACGCGCAACAGGGAAGAAAGGGATGTGTACTTCCAGTACCTGAACGATATTTCAAAATATCCTCTGCTCACTAGGGAACAGGAAACTCTCCTGCTCGCGAAGATCAGGCAGGGTAGCCGCGAGGCCATGGATATGCTTGTCAAGTCCAACCTCCGCTTCGTGGTGAATATCGCCAACCTCTACAAGGGTCAGGGACTCGATGTGTGCGAGCTTATCAGCGAAGGCAACATGGGCCTCATGGAAGCCGCCCGCCGTTTCGACCCGAAGCAGAAAATCAAGTTTATCAGCTATGCCGTGTGGTGGGTCCGCCAGAACATCACCCGCGCCATCGCCGAGAAGGGCCGCATGGTCCGCATCAGCGCCGAAAAGGAACTCGTGCTCCGCAGATTCGCGAAGAAGGGCGGCAAACTCCGCCAGGTCGTGGGCGGCAGCTACGTTCTCGACCCGGAAAGCCTTGCCGGCGTATCGAAGTACAAGGGCGAAGCCATCGAGAAGGTTCTCATGATGGATAACCGCGCCAAGTCCCTCGATACTCCCGTCAGCGAAGACGGCGACGCGACTCTCGGTGACACTATCGCTTCGGCCTCCCGCACCGACAAGCTTGCCGAACGCAAAAACCGCTCTGATGTATTCCAGAAGGTGATGCGCGACAACCTTACCGAGCAGGAGCTCGATATCTTAAGACTTTACTTCGGATTCGCTATGGATTCGGACTTGAACCTCAAGGAAGTCGCCCCGATGGTCGGGCTTTCCAAGGAAAGGGTCCGCCAGCTCAAGGAATCCGCTTTGGCTAAGCTCAAGACTGAACAAATTCATCGGATTTTGAACGAAGCCGCCTGA